In Phormidium yuhuli AB48, one genomic interval encodes:
- a CDS encoding YaaW family protein — translation MDELRTALELASEDELQGLTDLLFRPRFNPLDYMKPVDPLELQSRDRQGWIDALEDRFRFLAADGMTVLRGQSQEISYRSVLIQVCHYLRIPYSQSLSTTDLEAEIFLHLMGRAWDKLPAAEQEALMIRVQKSLAKSDLPQPLPLHVQRDPMGWLLKGGSAIAVNSVLRPLLLNQLARQFALEFARHQLAQETLKGSAAAAAKVKGYVGVQMARRGMASATARYTATRSVFAFVGPALWAWFFADICWRAVATNYARIIPTVFALAQIRLTRLETCEIAYG, via the coding sequence TTGGATGAGTTAAGAACAGCCCTAGAACTAGCCAGCGAGGATGAACTTCAGGGGTTAACCGACCTGTTATTTCGCCCTCGCTTCAATCCCCTTGATTATATGAAACCCGTAGACCCCTTAGAGCTACAAAGTCGCGATCGCCAAGGTTGGATTGATGCCCTCGAAGACCGCTTCCGCTTCTTGGCGGCCGATGGCATGACGGTCCTACGAGGGCAAAGTCAGGAAATTTCCTACCGCAGCGTCCTCATTCAAGTGTGTCACTATCTGCGCATTCCCTATTCCCAATCCCTCTCCACCACGGATTTAGAAGCGGAGATTTTTCTCCATCTCATGGGCCGGGCCTGGGATAAACTGCCGGCGGCTGAGCAAGAAGCCTTGATGATTCGGGTTCAGAAGTCCTTAGCTAAAAGTGATCTACCCCAACCGTTACCCCTTCATGTGCAACGAGATCCCATGGGTTGGTTACTCAAAGGGGGAAGTGCGATCGCCGTTAATTCCGTCTTGCGGCCCCTATTGCTCAATCAACTGGCCCGACAATTTGCCCTGGAGTTTGCCCGCCACCAACTCGCCCAGGAAACCCTTAAAGGTAGCGCTGCCGCTGCGGCTAAGGTGAAAGGCTATGTGGGGGTGCAAATGGCTCGGCGGGGGATGGCCAGCGCTACCGCCCGCTACACCGCCACTCGTTCCGTGTTTGCCTTTGTGGGGCCGGCTTTATGGGCTTGGTTCTTTGCTGATATCTGTTGGCGAGCTGTGGCCACTAACTATGCTCGCATTATCCCAACCGTCTTTGCCCTGGCCCAAATCCGCCTGACACGCCTAGAAACCTGCGAAATAGCCTACGGTTAA